A stretch of Aedes aegypti strain LVP_AGWG chromosome 2, AaegL5.0 Primary Assembly, whole genome shotgun sequence DNA encodes these proteins:
- the LOC5571711 gene encoding neurotactin, protein MGETDDKDTAPPTAPTEKPTTETPAAPEPHHEPEADPKETEKLLATREEKTDDKETEKPADEKKRSSENVNGTEEIINIPDETSTETVKVEDEKAKTDKPNKVQAEEREVKPKKVPAGAFKLPGFFNKGKAKEADGADNELLEKQETDKDAKAAEAAEEKPKRPGFFANLRLRNPFAKKQAEPVPTEETKAKPEEEENDEVTAEATDKKPEDESAVEKKEEAQETEQAPKKGLLDALKVPLASIIPKRFKSATGEGEDDLELGKRPKNRAGLASMETLDDSLKDTETKDTVDNKPGANGTDSEALVKPEEKKDTEKDEADEPAPSKYPCLERIRNYRCTVDDIAIITGIVVFLLLLALIIAFTFIGKSDPVTAPIRDGKYIETVTSCGKVEGVLEDGAFAFRGIPYAVPPVGPLRWKAAQPIDNINYCWNETLKAHNSTPVCWQFYADGKVDGAEDCLTLDVITPNVRYDNPLPVVVLIGAESFTGDSPGKLRPSTRYARARDVIFVRPNFRLNVFGFLALEQLTKSSHPPTSGNYGLSDIIAALKWVQLNIAHFGGNPESVTLFGHRAGGTMVAALASSNKTSKLFARSWISSAASIYPGNPLPESEKANTAYLGRIKCENAECLRDKEDEDVLDAVPDTWRRIFPDLPSVEENATANHEWLVLDGHILQQHPADVWSTETGKLKYVIGTTAHESHSEKLHLKYTEWTPELVTKHVNESKIGELGLTEEALKRYNATYQGLVAMISDIRTVCPLMTISQKLLTSQFYVVTQTGGELGIANVDSDIQAILGRYEPKTPEQRRYVSAIQQLFYHYVSHGEIKSELRRKLLDIGQDALPTYNSENCDFWIKNDIVPRYARLD, encoded by the exons ATGGGTGAAACAGACGATAAGGATACAGCGCCGCCAACTGCACCCACAGAGAAGCCAACAACAGAAACACCTGCTGCCCCCGAGCCCCACCATGAACCGGAAGCCGATCCAAAGGAAACTGAGAAGCTACTGGCCACCCGCGAAGAAAAGACTGACGACAAAGAAACTGAGAAGCCTGCCGATGAGAAGAAGCGAAGCAGCGAAAACGTGAACGGTACCGAAGAGATTATCAATATCCCCGATGAAACATCAACCGAAACGGTCAAAGTGGAAGACGAGAAGGCCAAAACGGACAAGCCGAACAAAGTACAGGCAGAAGAGCGAGAAGTTAAACCGAAAAAAGTCCCGGCCGGTGCCTTCAAACTCCCTGGATTCTTCAACAAGGGCAAAGCCAAGGAAGCCGATGGAGCCGATAACGAACTGCTGGAAAAGCAAGAAACCGATAAGGATGCCAAGGCAGCGGAAGCGGCAGAAGAAAAACCAAAGCGTCCCGGATTTTTCGCCAATCTACGTCTGCGTAATCCGTTCGCCAAGAAGCAGGCCGAGCCGGTGCCAACCGAGGAAACCAAAGCTAAACCAGAGGAAGAGGAGAACGATGAAGTGACGGCAGAAGCCACCGACAAGAAGCCCGAGGATGAAAGTGCAGTCGAGAAAAAAGAAGAGGCACAGGAAACCGAACAGGCACCGAAGAAAGGGCTGCTGGATGCACTGAAAGTTCCACTGGCTAGCATAATCCCGAAAAGGTTCAAATCCGCAACCGGAGAGGGCGAAGACGATCTGGAGCTGGGAAAAAGACCAAAGAATCGCGCCGGCTTAGCATCGATGGAAACTCTAGATGATTCGCTGAAGGACACCGAAACGAAGGATACCGTAGACAACAAACCGGGTGCCAATGGCACCGACTCGGAAGCACTGGTCAAACCCGAGGAGAAGAAAGACACCGAAAAGGATGAGGCTGACGAACCGGCTCCGTCCAAGTATCCCTGTCTGGAACGTATTCGGAACTACAGGTGCACAGTTG ACGACATTGCCATCATCACCGGAATTGTGGTGTTCCTGCTGCTGCTTGCCTTAATCATTGCCTTCACATTCATCGGCAAATCGGACCCGGTCACCGCTCCGATTCGAGACGGAAAGTACATCGAAACGGTAACGTCATGCGGTAAAGTTGAAGGTGTGCTGGAAGATGGTGCATTTgcgttccgtggaattccgtaCGCCGTTCCGCCGGTTGGTCCGCTCCGTTGGAAGGCTGCTCAACCCATTGACAATATCAACTACTGCTGGAATGAAACACTGAAAGCGCACAACTCTACACCGGTTTGCTGGCAGTTCTACGCCGACGGAAAGGTTGATGGTGCCGAAGACTGTCTCACCTTGGACGTCATTACTCCAAATGTGCGATACGACAACCCACTGCCTGTAGTTGTTTTGATCGGAGCTGAATCTTTCACCGGTGATTCACCCGGCAAGTTGCGTCCGTCTACGCGCTATGCTCGTGCTCGTGATGTAATCTTTGTGCGGCCAAATTTCCGCTTGAATGTTTTCGGCTTTCTCGCTCTTGAACAGCTCACAAAATCATCTCATCCACCAACCTCGGGCAACTATGGACTTTCGGACATAATTGCGGCTCTAAAATGGGTTCAGCTTAACATTGCTCATTTCGGTGGAAACCCTGAATCCGTCACTCTTTTCGGGCATCGTGCGGGAGGAACTATGGTCGCTGCCTTGGCGTCATCCAACAAGACCTCCAAACTGTTTGCCAGATCTTGGATCTCATCTGCTGCCTCGATCTATCCTGGAAATCCTCTACCAGAGTCAGAGAAAGCCAATACTGCTTATCTGGGTCGCATTAAGTGTGAAAACGCAGAATGTCTACGGGATAAGGAGGATGAAGATGTTTTAGATGCTGTTCCGGATACTTGGAGAAGAATCTTCCCTGATCTGCCCTCCGTTGAAGAAAACGCAACAGCCAATCATGAGTGGCTCGTTTTGGACGGTCATATTCTTCAACAGCACCCTGCTGATGTCTGGAGTACAGAAACCGGAAAGCTGAAGTACGTGATCGGAACAACCGCTCATGAAAGTCACTCTGAAAAACTGCATCTCAAATACACCGAATGGACCCCAGAACTGGTTACGAAGCACGTCAACGAGAGCAAAATTGGAGAACTCGGTCTCACTGAGGAAGCCCTGAAACGATACAACGCCACGTATCAAGGACTAGTTGCCATGATTTCGGACATCCGTACCGTCTGCCCCTTGATGACAATTTCCCAGAAATTACTCACTTCTCAGTTCTACGTAGTAACGCAAACCGGAGGCGAGCTTGGCATAGCAAATGTCGACTCGGACATTCAGGCTATTCTCGGCCGCTACGAGCCAAAAACTCCGGAACAGAGACGATATGTCTCCGCCATTCAACAGCTGTTCTACCACTACGTCTCACATGGTGAGATCAAATCTGAACTGCGACGAAAACTTCTCGACATCGGTCAAGACGCACTGCCAACATATAACAGTGAGAATTGCGATTTCTGGATCAAAAACGATATTGTTCCGCGTTATGCGCGGCTAGATTAA